The nucleotide sequence CAATCTTTGCCTTTACTAAGGCTAATGCGTCCTTTAAATAGGTTAAGTCATACTTAATAACTTCAAGTGACGCATCTGGTGTTCCACTGTAAAAAATACCATTATTATTTATGTTAGATATAAGTTTAGAGAGCTCTCGCTCTAAATCTCTATTTACACTCTTAAGTGCGCTTATATGACTCTTCTCTTCATCTACATTTCTTTTAAACAGGTTAGAAAATATGCTTGGCTTATAATTAACACCTTTAGTTAAAAGCTCTAATGAGTTTGTAGCATCACTTAAGGCATCTTGTAATGTTGCTAATGATTCATCCTTATAAAATAAAAAGTTATGTTGCCCTATTCGCCGCTCTATTTCTTTATATATTTCTTCAAAAAGATATATATTAAGCAAAAAACTTTGCGTATAACATGGACTGTAGGCTTTAAGTATATAATCATAATTAGAGTGTATGATTACCCTACTCTTATGAATCTTTACTTCTCTATAAGATACCTTCTCATCTGTATTTACTTTGAAATTGTATGTTATATAAGTAAAGTCAGGCCCCTCATCGCGAACGCTGTTATAGTCAAGATACATAAATCCAGTAGGAAGTTCTCGGTTCACGCTTAAGTGTAAATCTTCTAAAGCGTCAGCAGTTTTAACTAAAATGTATCCAACAC is from Borrelia puertoricensis and encodes:
- a CDS encoding anti-CBASS protein Acb1 family protein, whose product is MILNSNINAKDLYKYSIFFRNYISNVAEDTLKNGITLNSINTVININDALEALKIELKTALLQCLISYRFNGVGYILVKTADALEDLHLSVNRELPTGFMYLDYNSVRDEGPDFTYITYNFKVNTDEKVSYREVKIHKSRVIIHSNYDYILKAYSPCYTQSFLLNIYLFEEIYKEIERRIGQHNFLFYKDESLATLQDALSDATNSLELLTKGVNYKPSIFSNLFKRNVDEEKSHISALKSVNRDLERELSKLISNINNNGIFYSGTPDASLEVIKYDLTYLKDALALVKAKIGADTKEPLTRSFNEQTKGLGNDGKGDRSNYYDFLKSVQEELEISCNSKLVKHYHLDMRFNSLYVLTEEEKYESDMRLIELALKYKELELSKTLSTRELNVLKHKLFFYEG